The following coding sequences are from one Frigoribacterium sp. Leaf415 window:
- a CDS encoding ABC transporter ATP-binding protein: MVRPDALSTTHRPASPGSPRPSLVVTDLSKVHSGRELWKDVTVTFGAGTTTSIVGPNGVGKSTLLHCLGLLGTSTSGSIAYEGAELRRARGRTLRRLHRDVFGFLFQDYGLVDSWTVAKNLDVALMAQRVASRERAGRRSAALRRVHLEGVDTTKVSRLSGGEQQRVALARLILHEPRVVLADEPTAALDDANAEMVRELLRELADDGAVVIVATHDARVLAASDQVVELDGATAFVRPRVGSRHGDDTDANAADDDRSCGGRGGDGGARPRGADGLRG, translated from the coding sequence ATGGTGCGTCCTGATGCCCTGTCCACGACCCATCGCCCGGCGTCACCCGGCAGTCCCCGCCCGTCTCTGGTCGTCACGGATCTGTCGAAGGTCCATTCAGGGCGAGAACTCTGGAAGGACGTCACCGTGACGTTCGGCGCGGGGACCACGACGTCGATCGTGGGCCCTAACGGGGTGGGGAAGTCCACCTTGCTCCATTGCCTGGGGCTGCTCGGCACATCGACATCGGGCTCGATCGCTTACGAGGGCGCCGAACTCCGCCGCGCGCGAGGTCGGACACTGCGACGTCTGCATCGCGACGTCTTCGGGTTCCTCTTCCAGGACTACGGTCTCGTCGACAGCTGGACCGTCGCCAAGAACCTCGACGTCGCCCTGATGGCCCAGAGGGTCGCGTCACGGGAGCGCGCTGGGCGACGATCCGCAGCCCTGCGACGAGTTCACCTGGAGGGGGTCGACACGACGAAGGTGTCCCGGTTGAGTGGGGGTGAGCAACAGAGAGTCGCTCTCGCCCGCCTCATCCTGCACGAGCCCCGGGTCGTCCTCGCTGACGAACCCACCGCGGCGCTCGATGACGCGAACGCCGAGATGGTCCGCGAACTGCTTCGCGAACTCGCCGACGACGGCGCCGTCGTCATCGTGGCAACGCACGACGCGCGGGTGCTCGCCGCGAGCGATCAGGTGGTCGAACTCGACGGGGCGACGGCCTTCGTCAGACCGCGCGTAGGCTCCCGACATGGGGACGACACCGACGCGAACGCTGCTGACGACGACCGCTCGTGTGGGGGCCGCGGTGGCGACGGCGGCGCTCGCCCTCGGGGTGCTGACGGCCTGCGGGGGTGA